A stretch of DNA from Sphingomonas sp. SORGH_AS_0879:
GGGCAGGCTCGCCACGCATCAGCGCCACCGCCTGACCGGCGAAGTCGCCCGCATGGTGGAGGAACACGCATGAGCGTCCTTCACCGCCGCATCGACGCGCCGATGGCGGGAAGCCCGATCATCGTCGCGCCCGTCGCCGTCTCGCCCGATCCCCAGGACACGACCGGGATCGGCGTCCGCATCGTGACCATGCCGGGCGTCGGGCTAGTCATCGGCGTCACCGTCGTCTGCCCCACGGGCACGATGATGGTCACGCTGGACGAAGACCACGCCACCGCCTTTGCGATGGAGCTGACCGTTGCCCAGCTTCTCCACGCGCAGGCGCTCGACCGGGGGGCGGAGCGATCCCATGGATAGGACCATCCGCATGGTGCCGATGCGCGGCTTCACCGCCGCCATCGCCCAGGACCGGGCCGCGCCCCAGGCCGGGCAGGTCGGGGGGATCGCGGTCGGCTTCGACGGGGTCGGCGACGAGGCGATCGTCTCGCTGTCGCTGCGGCATAGCGACGGGACGATGCTGGTCGCCTCGCTGTCGGTCGCCGGGGTGAACCGGCTGCTGGGGCTGGTCGCCGACGCGATGAGCGCGCCCGATCCCCGGGCGGTTCGGGGGACGCTGCAATGACCGCCGCGCCGGATCGCCAGCTCGGCGAGATCCTCGCCGCCGCCGCGATCGCCACGGGGCACAGCGTCGACGACATGCTGCGCCAGTGCCGCACCAAGCCGCTGGTCCTGGCGCGGCAGGCGGCCATCCTGGCGATGCGCGAGGCGACGGGCGCATCGCTACCCGCGATCGGGCGGGTCATGCGGCGCGGCCATCCCGCCATCCACACCGCGCTGCGCCGGGCCGAGGCGCGGTGCGAACTCCATCCCGACTTTCGCGCGCTGGTCGACCGGCTGCGCGCCTTCGGAGACACGTCCGATGACTGACCCGCTGGGCCGCGTCACGCTGGCCGAATGTCCGCCGGGCCCGTTCCTGTTCGACGGGACGCTGGGCTTCAAGACCGAATACCGCGCGATGGTGGCGGACACCTCGCCCGGCGGCTCCAAGCCGGGGGTGCGGTTCACCACCAGCCGCTGGCCCGACGCCTATTGCCTGTCCACCGGCGAGGCGTTCTGGGGCGGCACCACCCGGCACCGCGACCGCGCCGCGCTGCTCGTCCTGCCCGTCACGCTGGCCGATGACGCGGTGCGACCGGCCCGTGGCGGGGTGGTGCTGTACCATGGTCCCGCGACCATCTGTCCGGGGTGCGGCGGCACGTCCTGGCTGGTCGGGCGCTGCTCGGCGGAATGCGGGCGCTGCCGGACCGCGCTCGATCTGGCGTCCCCCGGTCATGCCGAGGTGCGCGCATGACCGTCGATCCGATGACCGCGCGTCGCCGCGCCATCTTCGCCGCCGCCCGCGACGCCGGGCTGGACGAGGACGATCGCCGCGCGGTGCAGCTCCGCGTCACCGGCAAGCCGTCGCTGACCGGCATGACCCTGACCGACATGGACAAGGTGCTGACCGCGATCCGGGGCAACGGCGCGGCGCGCTCGGCGCGCCCGGTCGGCTCGACCCGCGCGCATGTCGGCAAGATCTGGGCACTGTGGTGGTCGCTCTACTGGCTGCGCGCGGTCGAATGCCCCGAGGAAAAGGCGCTCAACGCCTGGGTGAAGCGCCAGACCGGGGTGGATGCGGTCCGCTTCCTCGACCACAAGGCGGCGATCGCGGTGATCGAGGCGATGAAGGCGTGGGCCGCGCGCGAAGGCGTCGAATGGAGTTCGCCGCCCTGCGCCCAGGCGGACCGCCGCGCCGTCCTCGACGCGATCTGGGCCAAGCTGCTGGTCGTCAACCGGGTGGAGGGCCGGACCGCCGACGCTTTCCTGCGCCAGCGGCTGAACCTGCCCGCCGCCCGCTGGACCGACCGCCAGACCGACGAGGCGATCAAGCTGCTGGGCCGGATGCTGCGCGGGGGGGACGGCAATGGCTGACGATCTGCCCCGGCTGGACGACCTGCCCATCCCGGACGACGCCAAGCCGGGTCGCGGGTGGACGCCCTTCATGCTGGAAATGGCCGCGCATATCGGCGCGACCAACACGCTGCGGCTCGTCGACCATTTCGGCGGGCAGAAAATCTATGTCCCGATCGCGGTGGAGAAGAGCCCCTTCGCGGACGTGCTGCCGACCGAGACGGTCGAGACGCTGGCACGGGTCTATGGCCGGGAAAAGGTGGAGTTTCCGACCGCGCGCGAAGCGCTGTTCCGGGCGCGCGGCGCGCCGGTCATCGCGGCGGTCCGCGAGAAGCGGCTGGCGCGCAACGATGCGGCGCGCATCCTGCGCACATCGGCCCGCTATATTTCGCAGCTCGCCAATGATACGGACGACGAACCCGACGGTCGCGTCTTCGTGCTGCGACGTCCGGTCGACACGCGGCAACTGGAGATGTTTCCGGACCCTGCTGCGCCAGCGCCCCCCGACTGAAAACCCCGATTGTGTCACGCCGTCCCCGATTACGCCAACGGGGACCGACGCGTGTTTTGGATGGAATATGTCAGGGTCATTTGGCCCATCGCGTCGACGCTGACGCCAATCTTGATCGGACTGGCCGTCTTCTGGCTGCGCAACCAGTTCGCGCTGAAGACCGAATTGAGCCAGTTGGGGGCGCGGCTCGACGCCAAATGCGCGCTGATCGACGGCAAGCTGATCGATCATGCGCAACGACTGACGCTGGTCGAACTCGAATGCAAATCGCCGCCGACGCGCCATGAATTGCAGACCGAACTGGCGTCGATGCGCGAGCGCATGGGCAGCCTGGAGGGCGGGATCGGCTCGATCCAGCGCCAGCTCGGCACCACCAACGACTATCTCCAGGCGCTGCTGGAGCAGGGGCTGCGCAAATGATGACGCCACCCCGCGCCGCCGTCGTCCGCCGTGCCATCCTCGACCTGCTGGAGGAGATCGGCGGCGAGCATAACGACGACGAACTCCACCTGCTGCTCATCGGCCTGGGCCATCGCATCGCCCGTGCCGACGTCGCCGACTCGCTGACCTGGCTTGCCGCCGCCGAACTCGTCCGGGCCGAGCGGCTGGGGCCGTTCGTCGTCGCGCGCATCCTGTCCGCCGGGCGCGACGTCGCCAGCGGCCTGAGCGTGGTCGAGGGCATCCACCGCCACAAAACGGGTGAGTGATGGCTGGCCGCTCCTCCCTCAAGAGCCTGCCGCCGAGCGTCCTGGATGCCGTGCACGACGCGATCGGGCGCGGCCAGACGATCGACGATATCTGCGAGCTGCTGCGCGATCTGGGAACCGAGCGGTCGCGCTCGGCGGTGGGGCGCTATGCCAAGGATTTCGCCGAGCTGGCGAAGCAGCAACGCCGCCTCCAGACCATTTCCCAGGCGTTCGGCAAGGAGTTCGGATCGTCCGACGACCATCAGGTCCGGATGATGAACCAGCTCATGACCAGCGTCATGATGCGCGCGATCCTGCCGATCGCCAGCGCCGACGAGGACGCGCCCGCCGAGGATGACGAGGACGGCGGCAAGCCGGATATCCTGGCGCTGTCGCGGCTGGCGAAGGCGGTCAAGGACGTGACCAGCTCGTCCAAGATCGACATCGAGCGCGAGTCGAAGATTCGCGAGGAGGAGGCGCGCCGGACCCGCGAACGCGCGGCGGCGGAGGCGACCGAGGCGGGCCGCGCGGCGGGCGCCAGCGAGGCGACCCTGGCCGCGATCCGCACCCGCATCCTTGGGTTCGCGGCGTGACGACCGCCGTCCTGCTGCCCTATCAGGTCGAAGCGATCGAACTCAGCCGTGCGAACCCGCTGTTCGCGTCGGAAAAGTCGCGACGCACCGGCCTGACCTATGGCTTCGCCGCCGACGCGGTGCTGACCGCATCGCCTGCCGAGCGGCCCCAGAACGTCTATTACCTGGCCTACAACAAGGACATGACGCGCGAATTCATCGGCTATTGCGCCGATTTCGCCAAGGCGTTCAACGAGGCCGCGACCCAGTCGGACGAGTTTCTGTTCGACGACGGGTCGGAACGCGGCATCCTGTCGCTGCGCATCGATTTCCCGTCCGGCAAGTCGATTGTCGCGCTGTCCTCCAAGCCGCGCTCGCTGCGCGGTATGCAGGGCGTCGTCATCATCGACGAAGCCGCGTTCCACGACGATTTCTGGGGCGTGCTGAAGGCCGCGCTCGCGCTGCTCATGTGGGGCGGGCGGGTGATCGTCATCTCGACGCACGACGGCGCGGACAATCCCTTCAACGAACTGATCGAACAGATCAACGCTGGGAAACGCGCAGGCGTCGTGCAGCGGGTCACGCTCGCCCGCGCCCTGGCGGAGGGGCTGTACAAGCGCATCTGCCAGCGGACCGGCAAGACGTGGAGTCCGGAGGCCGAGGCCGCCTGGGAAGCCGAGCTGCGCAAGACCTATCAGGACGGCGCGGACGAGGAACTGGACGTCATCCCGGCCAAGGGGTCGGGCATCTACCTGCCCGCCGCGACGATCGACGCGTGCATGACGCCCGAACACCGCGTCGTCCGCCTGACCCTGGGCAAGGAATGGGACACGGCGGGCGGGCTGCTGGTCGCCGCCGACAGCGCCGATGCGCCGATCGGCGACAATCTGCGCGCCGAGGTCCGCGCCTGGCGCGAAGCCTGGCTGGCGGAATGGATCGAGCGCGAACTCGCGCCGGTCGTCGCGCTGTTCGATCCGCATCGCCCCAGCTTCTGGGGGCAGGACTTCGCCCGGACCAACGACCTTTCGACCATCGCGGCGGGGCAGGAGGATGCGGCCTGCGTCCTCCAGAACCGGCTGGGGCTGGAGATGCGCAACGTGCCGTTCTGGGCCCAGTTCGCCATCCTCTGCTGGCTTTGCGACGCGCTGCCGCTCTGGGCGGCGGGCAAGATGGACGCGCGCGGCAACGGCCAGCAACTTGCCGAGGACATGCAGGAGAAGTTCGGCGCGGACCGGATCGAGGCGGTCATGGCGACCGAGGCGGTCTATCTCGCCCGGATGCCGCGCATGAAGGCGCGGTTCGAGGACCGGACGATCGCGATCCCGCGCGACGAGGGCGTCAAGGACGACCTGCGGCAGGTCAAGATGGTGCGCGGCGTGCCCCGGATCGTCGACCGCGTCGCCAGCAAGGAGGACGGCGCGAAGGGCAAGCGCCACGGCGACTATGCGATCGCGGTCATGAATCTGGTCGGCGCGGCGGACGAGGACGTCCAGCCGGTCGACACCCATGCCGCAGGCCAGCCCCGGTCGATGGGCGGCGATTACGAGAACACGGAAACCGGCTTCGGCACGGTCCGGCGACGCGACGACTTCGGTCGGGCGGGGGATTGGTGATGGCGAAGAAGAACAAGCGCGGCGGCGGCAAGGCGGTCGCCCTTCCGGCGGACCTGTCGATGGAAATCGCCTCGACCGGCGACGGGCGCGATATCACGCGGCCATTCGTCCAGGAACTGCAACAGCCGCGCGACCCCAAGCTGTGGGGTGCGACCGACTGGGGCGTGTACGAGCGCATCCGCAAGGACGATCAGGTCAAGTCCTGCATGGAACAGCGCATCCGTGCCGTGGTCAGCCGGGAATGGGACGTGCTGCCCGGCGACGAGGAGGATGCGCGCTCGGTCGAGGCCGCCCAGGCGTTCAAGGAGACGCTGGAGCGGGTCGGCTGGGACCTCGTCACCGAAAAGATGCTGTGGGCCAGCTTCTACGGCATCTCGGTCGCCGAGCTGAACTGGGGTGCGCTGGACGGCCTGCTGGATTGGGTGCCGGGCGAGAAATGCCGCGCCATCCATGTCCGCCATGCCCGCCGGTTCCGGTTCGACAGGAACGACCGGTTGCGCCTGCTGACCCGCGCCGCGCCGCAGGGCGAGCCGGTGCCCGACCGCAAATTCTGGGTCGTCCGCGCGGGCGGCACCGACGACGATCAGGTTTATGGCGAGGGGCTGGCGGAATGGCTCTACTGGCCGACGCTGTTCAAGCGGAACGGCGTCCGCTTCTGGAATATCTTCCTCGACAAATTCTCGGTGCCGACCGCCAAGGGCACCTATCCGCGCGGGTCGACCGCCAAGGACATCGACAAGCTGCTGGCGGCGATCCAGGCGATCGCCAACGACAGCGGCTTCGCGATCCCGGCGGGGATGGACGTCGAGCTGCTGACGCTCGCCCAGTCGGGCGCGGATTTCGCCGCCGTCTGCCGGTACATGGACGGCTGCATCGCCAAGATCATCCTGTCCCAGACGATGACCACCGACAACGGATCGAGCCGCGCCCAGGGCGAGGTTCATGCCGACGTCAAGCTGGAGGTGGTGAAGGCCGACGCGGACATGCTGTCGGACAGCTTCAACGCGGGCCCTGCGCGCTGGTGGACCGACCTGAATTACGGGCCCGACGTCGCCAGCCCGATGCTGGTCCGCATCGTCGCCGAGGAAGACGACCTGAAGGCGGCGGCGGACACCGACAAGACGCTGGCCGAGCTGGGCTGGGTCCGCACCGACGAGTCGTTCAAGGACCGCTATGGCGATGGCTATGTCCGCAAGGCGGAGACCGCGCCGGTCGACCGGGGTGGGACGGCTCCCGTACCCGGCGCGCCCCCCGCCGCCAATGACGACGCGGTGCCCGTCGACCCGGCGGTCGCCCTGGCCGAACCCGCCATTCGCGCCGATCGCGACGATATCGACGATGCGGTCGACGCGATCATGGCGGACGAGGGCTGGACCGGCGACGCCGCTGCGATGATCGCGCCGCTGGTCGCGCGGCTCCGGGCGGCGGGCTCGGTCGAGGACGCGATCGCGATGCTGGAAAGCGCCGCCGCCGACCGCGCCGCCGAGCGCCTGGCCGAACGGGTCGCCCGCGCCAGCTTCGCCGCGCGCGTCCAGGCGCTGACCGGTTCGGAGGCGCATTGATGGCCGACGAGATGGACATCGCCGTCGCGGTGGGGACGCGCGAACTCGAACGCCTGATCGCCAATGCGCGCCAGCCGGTGCCGGTCGGCGTGGCTGGGGAATGCCGCGAATGCGGGTGGACCTCGCCCCGACTGGTCGGCGGTCGGTGCGCGCCGTGCCGGGACGGGCGCTGACCATGGCCGCCCGCTGGGATCGCGACGTGCTGCCGCACATTCCGCCCAAGGACCGCTGCCCGTGCGAGGCGTGCGCGGCGAAGCGGCGGGCCCGCTGGGCGCGGCTGTCCGACGCCCAGCGCCGCGCGTTGCTGGCCGTCCACCCGACCTCGCCCCGGCACGTCCCCGACGTGCTGCGGACGGGGGTGCGCTGGCGGACCATTGCAACGCTGTTGCAACGGCATCGCGACCGGCCTGCCCTGATCGAGCAACTGGGCCTGAAGACTTGGTCGCTCAACGCCGAGTCGATGCCCTTCCTGCGCCTGTCGCAGGCGGGGGCGGACCTGCTGGATACGGTGCAGCCGTGACGCGCCGTCCAGCGCCCCGCCGCCAGCGCCAGCCGGACGACGGTGAAATCGCAGCCGCCTGGGTCCGGCGCGGCATGAGGGATTTGGACGACACCTATCCGTCCGAGGAACGCCGCCCCCTGGGTTGGATCGCTCCCAGCCGCGACCGGCCGCCGCCCGAATGCCCGCGCGCCATGGTCCGGTACTGGCTGACCGGCTGGGA
This window harbors:
- a CDS encoding phage protein Gp27 family protein; the protein is MAGRSSLKSLPPSVLDAVHDAIGRGQTIDDICELLRDLGTERSRSAVGRYAKDFAELAKQQRRLQTISQAFGKEFGSSDDHQVRMMNQLMTSVMMRAILPIASADEDAPAEDDEDGGKPDILALSRLAKAVKDVTSSSKIDIERESKIREEEARRTRERAAAEATEAGRAAGASEATLAAIRTRILGFAA
- a CDS encoding helix-turn-helix domain-containing protein, with protein sequence MTAAPDRQLGEILAAAAIATGHSVDDMLRQCRTKPLVLARQAAILAMREATGASLPAIGRVMRRGHPAIHTALRRAEARCELHPDFRALVDRLRAFGDTSDD
- a CDS encoding conjugal transfer protein TraR gives rise to the protein MADEMDIAVAVGTRELERLIANARQPVPVGVAGECRECGWTSPRLVGGRCAPCRDGR
- a CDS encoding terminase large subunit domain-containing protein gives rise to the protein MTTAVLLPYQVEAIELSRANPLFASEKSRRTGLTYGFAADAVLTASPAERPQNVYYLAYNKDMTREFIGYCADFAKAFNEAATQSDEFLFDDGSERGILSLRIDFPSGKSIVALSSKPRSLRGMQGVVIIDEAAFHDDFWGVLKAALALLMWGGRVIVISTHDGADNPFNELIEQINAGKRAGVVQRVTLARALAEGLYKRICQRTGKTWSPEAEAAWEAELRKTYQDGADEELDVIPAKGSGIYLPAATIDACMTPEHRVVRLTLGKEWDTAGGLLVAADSADAPIGDNLRAEVRAWREAWLAEWIERELAPVVALFDPHRPSFWGQDFARTNDLSTIAAGQEDAACVLQNRLGLEMRNVPFWAQFAILCWLCDALPLWAAGKMDARGNGQQLAEDMQEKFGADRIEAVMATEAVYLARMPRMKARFEDRTIAIPRDEGVKDDLRQVKMVRGVPRIVDRVASKEDGAKGKRHGDYAIAVMNLVGAADEDVQPVDTHAAGQPRSMGGDYENTETGFGTVRRRDDFGRAGDW
- a CDS encoding regulatory protein GemA, coding for MTVDPMTARRRAIFAAARDAGLDEDDRRAVQLRVTGKPSLTGMTLTDMDKVLTAIRGNGAARSARPVGSTRAHVGKIWALWWSLYWLRAVECPEEKALNAWVKRQTGVDAVRFLDHKAAIAVIEAMKAWAAREGVEWSSPPCAQADRRAVLDAIWAKLLVVNRVEGRTADAFLRQRLNLPAARWTDRQTDEAIKLLGRMLRGGDGNG
- a CDS encoding DUF935 domain-containing protein, which produces MAKKNKRGGGKAVALPADLSMEIASTGDGRDITRPFVQELQQPRDPKLWGATDWGVYERIRKDDQVKSCMEQRIRAVVSREWDVLPGDEEDARSVEAAQAFKETLERVGWDLVTEKMLWASFYGISVAELNWGALDGLLDWVPGEKCRAIHVRHARRFRFDRNDRLRLLTRAAPQGEPVPDRKFWVVRAGGTDDDQVYGEGLAEWLYWPTLFKRNGVRFWNIFLDKFSVPTAKGTYPRGSTAKDIDKLLAAIQAIANDSGFAIPAGMDVELLTLAQSGADFAAVCRYMDGCIAKIILSQTMTTDNGSSRAQGEVHADVKLEVVKADADMLSDSFNAGPARWWTDLNYGPDVASPMLVRIVAEEDDLKAAADTDKTLAELGWVRTDESFKDRYGDGYVRKAETAPVDRGGTAPVPGAPPAANDDAVPVDPAVALAEPAIRADRDDIDDAVDAIMADEGWTGDAAAMIAPLVARLRAAGSVEDAIAMLESAAADRAAERLAERVARASFAARVQALTGSEAH